From a region of the Roseivirga sp. 4D4 genome:
- a CDS encoding ligase-associated DNA damage response DEXH box helicase, producing the protein MPQVEIDLSPAENWFQSKGWKSFPFQRKTWNAYLSGKSGLLNAPTGSGKTYAIWLGAVLEALNDPKPAKGLQIIWVTPLRALAKDIQAAMQEVSNDLELGWNIALRTGDTTQAERQRQKKHMPEAMVTTPESIHILLAQKDAVKTFSSVKAVIVDEWHELIGGKRGVQMELALAYMRHLKDKPIKTWAISATIGNLEEAAKVLLGEQYETCETIRANVDKKIEIESILPDSVKTLPWAGHLGIHLLPRVVPILEQHTSTLMFTNVRSQTEIWYQKMMMQLPEYAGLVAMHHGSLDLGVRQWVEDRLHTGKLKCVVCTSSLDLGVDFRPVDMVIQVGGPKGIARFFQRAGRSGHRPGATSKVYFLPTHSLELIEAAVLKEAIDKKQFESRTPLTKCFDVLIQYLVTLAVGPGFYQEETYRQVKSSHAYQDLSLAEWQWCLEFITTGGSTLSAYDEYAKVEIESDGKYKVNNRRTAMRHRMSMGTIVSDPMVKVKYQTGGYIGTVEEIFIAGLKPGQTFWFAGRSLELIRVKDMTAQVKKSKKKTGPIPRWGGGKASFTSLLSHGLRRKLEDAANGIYEGPEMNAIKPLLEKHRELSALPLSNQLLIEQLRSDEGTHFFIYPLEGKYIHEVLAALCAYRISVSQPITFSIASNDYGFELLTDQEIEIEDFLELDLFSRENLLDDIYASINNTEMAKRKFRDIATIAGLIFQGYPGKGITNRHLQASSSMIFKVFEDYDPENLLMKQANEEVLSLQFEKSRLNESLERINQQEIVIKKLLKPSPLCFPIMVDRFRERYTSEKLSDQIEKMQIEFD; encoded by the coding sequence TTGCCACAAGTAGAAATTGATCTTTCCCCTGCCGAAAATTGGTTCCAGTCCAAAGGATGGAAGTCTTTTCCTTTTCAAAGAAAGACATGGAATGCTTACCTATCAGGTAAGAGCGGACTGCTCAATGCTCCTACAGGTAGTGGTAAGACTTATGCCATCTGGTTAGGAGCCGTACTCGAGGCACTCAATGACCCCAAGCCTGCCAAAGGGCTTCAGATTATTTGGGTTACACCCCTCAGGGCTCTGGCCAAAGATATTCAGGCAGCGATGCAGGAGGTCAGTAATGACCTCGAGTTAGGCTGGAACATAGCCCTCCGAACAGGTGACACTACCCAAGCAGAACGCCAGAGGCAAAAGAAGCATATGCCTGAGGCTATGGTGACCACCCCTGAAAGCATCCACATTCTCTTGGCTCAAAAAGATGCTGTCAAGACATTCAGCTCGGTTAAAGCGGTAATTGTAGATGAATGGCATGAGTTAATTGGTGGCAAACGTGGAGTCCAAATGGAACTGGCCTTGGCTTATATGCGCCATTTGAAAGACAAGCCGATTAAAACTTGGGCGATTTCGGCTACCATAGGCAATCTGGAAGAAGCAGCTAAAGTACTCTTAGGTGAGCAATATGAGACCTGCGAAACGATCAGGGCTAACGTAGACAAGAAGATCGAGATTGAATCTATTCTTCCAGATTCGGTAAAGACATTGCCATGGGCGGGTCATTTGGGTATTCATCTTTTACCACGTGTTGTTCCCATTTTAGAGCAGCATACCTCCACCCTGATGTTTACGAATGTGAGGTCGCAAACAGAGATCTGGTATCAGAAAATGATGATGCAGCTTCCAGAGTATGCCGGGCTTGTAGCCATGCATCATGGCTCTTTAGATTTAGGTGTTAGGCAATGGGTGGAAGATCGACTACATACAGGCAAGCTTAAATGTGTGGTTTGTACTTCGAGTTTGGACCTTGGGGTCGACTTTCGACCAGTGGATATGGTCATTCAAGTAGGTGGCCCCAAAGGCATAGCACGGTTCTTTCAGCGTGCTGGGCGCAGTGGGCATCGGCCTGGGGCCACAAGTAAAGTATATTTTCTTCCGACACATTCTCTGGAGTTGATTGAAGCGGCTGTTTTAAAGGAGGCCATCGACAAGAAGCAGTTCGAAAGCCGAACACCTCTTACGAAATGCTTTGACGTATTAATACAGTATTTGGTCACCTTGGCGGTAGGCCCTGGTTTCTATCAGGAAGAAACCTATAGACAGGTCAAATCTTCTCACGCCTACCAAGACCTTAGCTTAGCGGAATGGCAGTGGTGCCTTGAGTTTATCACAACCGGTGGTAGTACATTAAGTGCCTATGACGAATACGCCAAAGTAGAAATTGAGTCAGACGGCAAATACAAGGTAAACAACCGGAGAACAGCCATGCGCCATAGAATGTCCATGGGTACCATTGTCTCAGACCCCATGGTTAAGGTCAAATATCAAACGGGGGGATATATCGGCACGGTGGAGGAAATATTCATTGCCGGATTAAAGCCGGGACAAACCTTTTGGTTCGCAGGAAGAAGTCTAGAACTGATTCGAGTGAAAGACATGACGGCTCAAGTCAAAAAGTCCAAGAAGAAAACGGGACCTATACCGCGCTGGGGCGGTGGCAAAGCATCATTCACCTCTCTCCTTTCTCATGGTCTCCGAAGGAAACTTGAGGATGCAGCCAATGGTATTTATGAAGGTCCCGAAATGAATGCCATAAAGCCGCTATTGGAAAAACATCGGGAACTATCTGCCTTACCATTGTCCAATCAATTGCTGATAGAGCAATTGCGATCTGATGAGGGCACTCACTTCTTTATTTATCCTCTGGAAGGGAAATACATCCATGAAGTGCTGGCTGCGCTTTGTGCTTATAGGATTAGTGTGAGTCAACCCATCACCTTTTCGATCGCATCGAACGATTATGGTTTTGAGCTACTCACCGATCAGGAGATAGAAATTGAAGACTTCCTTGAGCTTGACTTATTCTCTCGTGAAAACCTCTTGGACGACATTTATGCAAGCATCAATAACACCGAGATGGCTAAGCGAAAATTTAGAGATATCGCCACTATCGCTGGACTGATTTTTCAGGGTTACCCAGGCAAAGGAATTACAAATAGACACCTTCAGGCCTCATCAAGCATGATCTTCAAAGTGTTTGAAGATTATGACCCAGAGAACCTTTTGATGAAACAAGCGAATGAGGAAGTACTATCCCTCCAGTTTGAAAAGTCACGGCTGAACGAATCTTTAGAACGTATCAATCAGCAGGAAATAGTGATCAAGAAACTACTGAAACCCTCTCCACTTTGTTTCCCGATTATGGTCGATCGCTTCAGGGAAAGATATACTTCTGAGAAGTTGTCTGATCAAATTGAGAAGATGCAAATCGAGTTTGACTAG
- a CDS encoding GNAT family N-acetyltransferase gives MTSPILPVSKEEYPEIVEVWEASVRATHHFLPEADIQYFKPLILNTYLDAVELRCIKDSEGKVLGFLGVAERSIEMLFMHPSVIGKGLGRQLLNYAIEHFKAFKVDVNEQNPEAVKFYQHCGFEVVSRSPLDPLGKPYPILHLSL, from the coding sequence ATGACTTCCCCTATACTCCCAGTTAGCAAAGAGGAATACCCTGAGATAGTAGAAGTATGGGAAGCCTCTGTCAGAGCGACTCATCATTTTCTTCCAGAGGCGGACATTCAATACTTTAAACCTCTTATTCTAAATACTTACCTGGATGCTGTTGAGCTACGTTGCATCAAAGATTCTGAAGGTAAAGTCCTGGGTTTTTTGGGTGTTGCTGAAAGAAGTATTGAAATGCTCTTTATGCATCCAAGTGTAATTGGAAAGGGTTTGGGAAGACAATTATTAAACTATGCCATTGAACATTTCAAGGCTTTCAAAGTGGACGTCAATGAGCAGAACCCAGAAGCTGTAAAGTTTTATCAGCACTGTGGATTTGAGGTGGTCAGCCGTTCTCCTTTAGACCCATTGGGTAAACCCTACCCTATTTTGCATCTCAGTTTATGA
- a CDS encoding WD40/YVTN/BNR-like repeat-containing protein: MMIRVLKNIRFLSLFALVALLGAQDAQAQRIPDQVVESIKFREIGPTRQGGRYVDFAVVDRAPKVIYAATASGGLWKTINNGQSWNSIFDNENIISIGAVAVDQQDTSIVWVGTGEANNSRSSYWGNGIYKSTNGGQSWTNMGLPESHHIGRILIDPNNSDVVYVAALGHLYSENPERGLYKTTDGGKTWTKSLEVKRKDGKYIGVVDMAMSPDDPNALIAAAYDKIRRPWTFNEGGEGSGIYKSTDAGKTWSKLSNGLPGGFLGRIGVAYAPGNSNVVYANIENVNVKGISDKERRNMLEVGIPLKRGQRVDGVQMYRSDDGGSTWRMISPEGVDIGGAPSYYYQQVRVDPNDEDHVYVIGIRVWESKDGGDNWDTAFRFGGDNHAMWIDPDDSDHFILGYDHGMGITYDAGKTWYHPDEIPLAQFYAVGVDMDYPYNVYGGLQDNGSVKGPSTMKDGSAINYEQWARVGGGDGMYNVVDPSNNRYLYNESQFGPLRRMDMETGESKGIRYSNRSMRWNWNAPIMVSQHNTDVIYHAGNKLLKSSFRGENWEEISPDLSKNDAVKAAGTGNIQYGTITTIDESPLDPDELWVGTDDGNVQMTLDGGKNWTLLNDNIPNNPEYWVTRVEVSNHFPGTAYVTFNGMRRDDFTAYVYKTTDHGKTWTSIANGIPAEAVNVIREDHKNPNLLFVGTELGTHASVDGGKNWTKFMTNMPTNPAYDMLIHPRENELVVATHGRGIFIADISPLQGMTAEVMNSGMELFDITPSVQYIRGLRNVSAYTNFNGESRRPGSHMYFYSANGGKATLKIMQGQRELYKMEIDADAGLNHAIWPFTRIISERSQKDLDNMAARFKRFGMSDAQIASRMETAKYITGPVGPGTYQVVLESGGKTITKDAIVLKDHWTNK, encoded by the coding sequence ATGATGATTAGAGTCCTCAAGAATATTCGATTTTTATCGCTTTTCGCACTGGTAGCACTCCTTGGTGCTCAAGATGCACAAGCGCAACGCATACCTGATCAGGTAGTAGAAAGTATCAAGTTCAGAGAAATTGGCCCAACACGACAAGGTGGACGTTATGTCGACTTTGCAGTGGTAGACAGAGCACCTAAAGTAATTTACGCGGCTACAGCCTCTGGTGGTTTATGGAAAACTATCAACAATGGCCAGTCATGGAATTCCATTTTTGATAATGAAAATATCATTTCTATCGGTGCTGTTGCTGTGGATCAGCAAGACACCAGCATTGTATGGGTAGGGACTGGAGAAGCTAATAACTCCAGAAGTTCATACTGGGGCAATGGTATTTACAAATCTACCAATGGTGGACAGAGCTGGACCAATATGGGGCTTCCGGAGTCTCATCATATTGGTAGAATCCTAATTGATCCGAACAACTCGGATGTGGTTTATGTCGCAGCATTAGGCCACTTATATTCAGAAAATCCTGAAAGAGGACTTTACAAGACGACCGATGGAGGTAAGACTTGGACTAAGTCTCTTGAAGTAAAAAGAAAAGATGGCAAGTACATCGGTGTGGTTGATATGGCGATGAGCCCAGACGATCCTAATGCACTGATTGCCGCAGCTTACGATAAAATCAGAAGACCCTGGACCTTTAACGAAGGTGGCGAGGGTAGCGGCATTTATAAATCTACCGATGCTGGTAAAACCTGGAGCAAACTTTCTAACGGACTACCAGGCGGATTCCTTGGAAGAATTGGTGTAGCTTATGCTCCTGGCAATTCAAACGTGGTGTATGCCAATATTGAAAATGTCAATGTGAAAGGGATCTCTGACAAAGAGCGTAGAAATATGCTCGAAGTTGGTATTCCTCTAAAAAGAGGTCAACGCGTTGACGGTGTACAGATGTACCGTTCAGACGATGGTGGATCTACTTGGAGAATGATTAGCCCTGAGGGGGTCGACATTGGAGGAGCTCCTTCTTATTACTATCAGCAAGTACGAGTCGATCCAAACGATGAAGATCATGTTTATGTAATCGGTATTCGCGTTTGGGAATCCAAGGATGGAGGAGACAACTGGGACACTGCCTTCCGCTTTGGTGGTGACAACCATGCTATGTGGATCGATCCAGATGATTCTGACCACTTTATCTTAGGCTATGACCATGGAATGGGAATCACCTATGATGCTGGAAAGACCTGGTATCACCCAGATGAAATTCCATTGGCACAGTTCTATGCAGTGGGTGTAGATATGGACTACCCTTATAATGTTTATGGTGGGCTTCAAGACAATGGTTCAGTAAAAGGACCAAGCACTATGAAAGATGGTAGTGCCATCAATTATGAGCAATGGGCTCGTGTAGGTGGTGGAGACGGTATGTATAATGTGGTAGATCCAAGCAACAACCGTTACCTGTATAATGAATCTCAATTCGGTCCACTAAGACGAATGGATATGGAAACGGGTGAATCGAAAGGTATCCGATATTCAAACCGTAGTATGCGTTGGAACTGGAATGCCCCAATCATGGTATCTCAGCATAATACAGATGTGATCTACCATGCAGGTAATAAGTTGTTAAAATCATCATTCCGTGGTGAAAATTGGGAAGAGATCAGCCCTGATTTGAGTAAAAATGATGCTGTAAAAGCAGCAGGAACGGGCAACATCCAATACGGAACGATTACTACCATTGATGAGTCTCCTTTGGATCCTGATGAACTCTGGGTAGGCACAGACGATGGCAATGTTCAAATGACTTTGGACGGTGGTAAAAACTGGACGCTCCTCAATGATAACATACCAAACAATCCAGAATACTGGGTAACCCGAGTAGAAGTATCTAATCACTTCCCTGGCACTGCCTATGTTACTTTCAATGGTATGAGAAGAGATGATTTTACCGCCTATGTCTATAAGACAACTGATCATGGCAAAACATGGACATCTATTGCCAATGGTATTCCTGCAGAAGCTGTCAATGTGATTAGAGAAGATCATAAAAATCCTAACCTCCTGTTTGTAGGAACAGAATTGGGAACTCATGCGAGTGTTGACGGTGGTAAAAACTGGACAAAGTTCATGACCAATATGCCGACCAACCCGGCCTATGATATGTTGATTCACCCAAGAGAGAACGAGTTGGTGGTTGCAACACATGGACGTGGTATTTTCATTGCTGATATTTCTCCGCTTCAAGGTATGACCGCTGAAGTAATGAATAGCGGTATGGAATTATTCGACATTACGCCTAGTGTTCAATATATCAGAGGCTTAAGAAATGTATCTGCCTACACCAACTTCAATGGAGAAAGCAGAAGACCTGGCTCTCATATGTATTTCTACAGTGCTAATGGTGGCAAGGCAACGCTTAAGATCATGCAAGGTCAGCGTGAATTATACAAAATGGAAATTGACGCAGATGCAGGCCTCAATCATGCCATTTGGCCTTTTACTAGAATTATCAGTGAACGTTCTCAAAAAGATCTTGATAATATGGCTGCTCGTTTCAAGAGATTCGGTATGTCTGATGCGCAGATTGCCTCACGCATGGAAACTGCCAAGTACATTACAGGTCCTGTTGGCCCTGGCACTTACCAGGTAGTATTAGAATCTGGAGGAAAGACCATCACAAAAGATGCGATTGTCCTAAAAGATCATTGGACGAATAAGTAA
- a CDS encoding GNAT family N-acetyltransferase, whose product MIGLTTERLLFRQWQPSDYQIFSDFYTKKENAQYVGGIKGPEDSWRLMATYVGHYILKGYSYLAVEEKSTKQLIGTVGLWNSEPWPEKELGYWLLPEAQGKGFGLEAGIAVRDYALEILNFDSLVSYIDPSNKASVQLATRLGAKYDTTLDLLDFGPHAVYRYK is encoded by the coding sequence ATGATTGGATTAACAACCGAAAGACTATTATTCAGACAGTGGCAACCTAGTGACTACCAAATATTCTCTGATTTTTACACCAAGAAAGAGAATGCCCAATATGTAGGTGGTATCAAAGGGCCTGAAGACTCTTGGCGTCTGATGGCTACTTATGTCGGCCATTATATACTCAAGGGCTATTCCTATCTCGCTGTTGAAGAGAAAAGTACAAAGCAACTGATCGGTACTGTGGGGCTTTGGAATTCAGAACCCTGGCCAGAGAAAGAGCTAGGCTATTGGTTATTACCTGAAGCACAGGGCAAAGGCTTTGGCTTAGAGGCTGGAATCGCTGTTCGTGATTATGCCCTAGAAATCCTCAACTTTGACTCACTTGTTAGCTATATTGATCCATCAAACAAAGCATCAGTGCAGTTGGCTACACGTTTGGGTGCCAAATATGATACAACGCTCGATCTCCTTGACTTTGGACCACATGCTGTCTACCGGTATAAGTGA